One stretch of Methanomassiliicoccales archaeon DNA includes these proteins:
- a CDS encoding 3-dehydroquinate synthase II has protein sequence MKNNTSGKIIWVSATELSSQEERKRIVTTALESGFVDILIRAEDENFRKLGRFDAFILKGDQIFFEGSLVGHLVIIKDAEDLKRASEWKDRVDFLIVKALDWKIIPLENLIAEFQKSRTRLLAATSSPDDARLFTQTLEVGVNGIVIEPKKPKNLKDFAETVSRELPKINLTPVPINRVVPLSLGDRVCVDTCSILRVGEGMLIGSQSACLFLVQSESMESQYVASRPFRVNAGAVHSYILCPDGKTRYLSEISSGDEVLAVDSSGNCRSVIVGRAKIERRPLILIEVAANDEKYTAILQNAETIRLCTPDGSISVAELIEGQKVLVRLEEGGRHFGHAINETIVER, from the coding sequence ATGAAGAACAACACAAGCGGAAAAATCATTTGGGTCTCAGCTACAGAACTTTCATCTCAAGAAGAAAGAAAGAGAATAGTCACAACGGCCCTTGAAAGTGGATTTGTGGATATTCTTATCCGAGCCGAAGATGAGAATTTTAGAAAGCTCGGAAGATTTGATGCTTTTATTCTGAAGGGAGATCAGATTTTTTTCGAGGGATCTCTGGTAGGTCACCTAGTAATTATTAAGGACGCAGAAGACCTGAAAAGGGCGAGTGAATGGAAAGACCGTGTTGACTTTCTCATAGTCAAAGCGCTCGACTGGAAAATTATTCCTCTGGAAAATCTGATTGCTGAGTTTCAAAAATCTAGAACAAGGCTTCTTGCAGCTACGTCAAGTCCCGATGACGCCCGCTTATTTACTCAAACTCTTGAGGTAGGTGTTAATGGAATTGTTATTGAACCGAAGAAGCCTAAGAATCTGAAAGACTTTGCAGAGACTGTTTCAAGGGAATTACCAAAGATTAATCTCACTCCTGTTCCTATCAATAGGGTCGTACCATTGTCATTAGGAGATCGCGTATGTGTAGATACCTGTTCGATTCTCCGAGTTGGCGAAGGCATGTTGATAGGATCCCAGTCGGCGTGTCTCTTTTTGGTGCAGTCAGAAAGCATGGAAAGCCAATACGTTGCTTCACGACCTTTTAGAGTTAATGCCGGAGCCGTCCATTCTTACATTCTCTGCCCAGATGGCAAAACTAGATACCTTTCTGAAATTTCAAGCGGCGATGAAGTACTCGCGGTGGATTCAAGTGGCAATTGTAGGAGTGTAATTGTTGGCAGGGCGAAGATTGAGAGACGCCCATTGATCTTAATCGAAGTGGCAGCTAACGATGAAAAGTATACAGCTATCTTGCAGAATGCTGAAACAATCAGGCTCTGCACCCCTGATGGTTCTATCTCAGTAGCGGAATTGATAGAAGGGCAAAAAGTTTTGGTGAGACTTGAAGAAGGTGGAAGGCATTTTGGCCACGCGATTAACGAAACTATTGTGGAGAGATGA
- the aroE gene encoding shikimate dehydrogenase, whose amino-acid sequence MKICVTIAEKSLESAIEMARNVLSKSPDVIEIRFDMMDALPKDLEGFKDIRVAKIATVRLARQGGKFSGTDHERLEFFRKAIRSGFNIIDIESDSKILDKLAPIAEEIKIICSTHDFESTPSTSSIIETLIRNSSKADIAKAAFMVNSIRDLHAIFEAADGFRETGNDFVIIGMGELGILTRILSKKLGCAFTYASAEKGREIAPGQLDIDSLRFLGDAPIITGITGYPLSHTISPLLHNTAFKALHIPGIYLRFPAKANELEDFVNLIIDVDIRGINVTIPHKTEIMAFLDKLDESADCTGAVNTIANENGVLTGYNTDLHGVESTFEVNNIDPHGKSALVLGAGGAARACCTFLLRKGAEVYLINRSQERAMQLVDDLGGDINLIRLDDVRRHKFEIIVNCTPLGMKGFPDEDLIDPEIFSKDQFVFDVIYNPPKTRFLSEAEARGAKIASGLEMLISQAEKAFEIWTGRSPPRDVMLKSAMEALK is encoded by the coding sequence ATGAAGATCTGTGTTACTATTGCAGAAAAGAGTCTTGAAAGCGCTATTGAAATGGCGAGAAATGTTCTCTCGAAGTCTCCGGACGTTATAGAGATTAGATTCGATATGATGGATGCACTACCCAAGGACCTCGAAGGATTCAAAGATATTCGAGTGGCGAAAATTGCAACAGTGCGGCTTGCAAGGCAGGGTGGGAAATTCTCTGGAACGGATCATGAAAGATTGGAATTCTTCAGGAAGGCAATCAGATCTGGATTCAACATAATCGACATAGAGTCAGATTCCAAAATTCTTGACAAACTAGCACCCATCGCTGAAGAGATAAAAATCATTTGTTCAACTCACGATTTTGAAAGCACACCAAGCACCTCGTCTATAATAGAAACTTTGATTAGAAACTCCTCGAAAGCTGACATTGCAAAGGCCGCATTCATGGTGAATTCAATCCGTGACCTACATGCGATCTTTGAAGCAGCGGATGGTTTTAGGGAAACTGGAAACGACTTCGTGATTATTGGTATGGGAGAACTTGGAATATTGACCAGAATTCTTTCAAAGAAGCTTGGATGCGCATTTACTTACGCATCAGCTGAAAAAGGAAGAGAGATAGCTCCCGGGCAGCTGGATATTGATTCCCTGAGATTCCTTGGAGATGCCCCGATAATCACTGGAATAACAGGTTATCCGCTATCACACACGATATCTCCACTGCTTCACAATACGGCGTTTAAGGCCCTTCATATCCCTGGCATATATCTAAGATTCCCAGCGAAAGCAAATGAACTCGAGGATTTTGTGAACTTGATCATTGATGTCGATATTCGAGGCATCAATGTTACCATACCGCATAAAACAGAAATCATGGCTTTTCTTGATAAACTTGACGAAAGTGCAGATTGCACTGGTGCTGTGAATACAATTGCTAATGAAAACGGTGTGCTCACTGGATACAACACCGACCTTCATGGAGTTGAATCAACTTTCGAAGTCAACAATATAGATCCTCACGGCAAGAGTGCACTGGTTCTTGGCGCTGGTGGTGCGGCTAGGGCATGCTGCACATTTCTCCTGAGAAAGGGTGCAGAGGTTTATTTAATAAACAGAAGTCAGGAAAGGGCAATGCAGCTGGTTGATGATTTGGGAGGAGATATTAACCTCATTCGGCTAGATGATGTAAGGCGTCACAAATTCGAAATAATTGTCAACTGCACGCCTCTAGGTATGAAAGGATTTCCAGATGAAGATCTTATTGACCCAGAAATTTTTTCCAAGGATCAATTCGTGTTCGACGTGATTTATAATCCGCCCAAAACAAGATTTCTTTCCGAAGCCGAGGCTCGCGGTGCCAAAATTGCATCAGGTTTGGAAATGCTTATATCCCAAGCAGAAAAAGCCTTTGAGATTTGGACTGGAAGGAGTCCGCCTCGGGACGTCATGTTGAAGTCAGCGATGGAGGCGTTAAAATGA
- a CDS encoding shikimate kinase, whose protein sequence is MDWKESASGRHVEVSDGGVKMRGHGTAHGAATIVNAIATGKGGAFGIGLRTWADVEITTDGQFLARIEGFENEDTTLIKMCAREVINTYFPDEGFGARISTKSEIPISRGLKSSSAAANAVIMATLDALRIKCDSIDAIKIGTRCAKKAGVSITGAFDDACASYFGGIALTDNIAERIIKRDTLPDSLKVLIYVPNFQIRKNKLPMERIISIRSMVEIAFERAISGDYYSAMILNGLAYGAALGLDQDIAVRALCRGAKCSGISGTGPAIVALVDEEDLDEFLCGFDDVKFIVTNIYNGINTA, encoded by the coding sequence TTGGACTGGAAGGAGTCCGCCTCGGGACGTCATGTTGAAGTCAGCGATGGAGGCGTTAAAATGAGGGGGCACGGAACTGCCCATGGTGCAGCAACTATTGTCAATGCAATTGCGACAGGTAAGGGCGGAGCATTTGGAATTGGGCTAAGGACATGGGCCGATGTTGAAATTACTACGGATGGGCAGTTTCTCGCGAGAATTGAAGGATTCGAGAATGAGGATACAACGCTAATCAAGATGTGCGCAAGGGAAGTCATCAATACGTATTTTCCAGATGAAGGATTTGGGGCGAGAATAAGCACCAAATCGGAGATTCCAATATCCAGAGGACTGAAAAGTAGTAGCGCTGCAGCGAATGCTGTTATTATGGCAACCCTGGATGCGCTTAGAATAAAATGTGACAGTATCGATGCGATTAAAATAGGAACCCGGTGCGCGAAAAAAGCGGGTGTATCGATTACAGGTGCTTTTGATGACGCATGTGCATCCTATTTCGGTGGTATTGCGCTAACTGATAATATAGCGGAAAGAATCATCAAAAGGGACACGCTGCCAGATAGTCTCAAGGTCCTGATCTATGTTCCAAATTTCCAGATTAGAAAGAACAAACTCCCTATGGAAAGAATTATTTCTATAAGAAGTATGGTTGAAATAGCTTTTGAACGTGCTATTTCTGGTGACTATTATTCTGCGATGATTCTCAACGGCTTGGCTTATGGAGCTGCCCTTGGATTAGATCAGGACATTGCCGTAAGAGCGCTATGCAGAGGGGCGAAGTGCTCAGGTATTTCGGGCACGGGACCTGCAATCGTCGCACTAGTTGATGAGGAAGATCTTGATGAATTCCTTTGCGGGTTCGACGATGTGAAGTTCATCGTGACGAACATTTATAATGGAATAAATACAGCATAG
- the aroA gene encoding 3-phosphoshikimate 1-carboxyvinyltransferase, with the protein MKLRVKQSSIDGTLPSSPSKSYTHRAMVLAQLADGRSILRKVLFSGDTIATLNAIRLLGAEVDVRGDICEIRGGEFVCPDDVIDVENSGTTIRLIAGVASLLPCITILTGDESIRRRPMQPLIDALTEMGVYCVSTKGDGRAPLVIRGPNRGGIAHIRGDVSSQFISSLLISSPVKEVDTKIILTTPLKSRPYVEITIEMMKRFGAECKELSDGFHVPGNQEYIACEYEIPGDYSSAAFPLVAGAIAGRVTIRGLDPQDRQGDKVILDILEQFGACVERRGSEVTVSANDLRGTNIDLSDSPDLFPIVSVLATVSEGESKLYNAEHVRLKESDRISTTTSFLRSMGADIEERKDGCIIRGPNRLKGTVIDSQGDHRILMAAAVAGLVAEGETIITDGKCYEVSYPSFLNDMRALGAQMELIE; encoded by the coding sequence ATGAAGCTACGGGTTAAGCAGTCTTCAATTGATGGCACACTTCCATCATCACCTTCAAAGAGCTATACACATAGGGCGATGGTTCTTGCACAACTTGCAGATGGCAGATCCATACTGAGAAAGGTGTTATTCAGCGGGGACACGATTGCAACACTGAATGCAATTCGGCTGCTCGGTGCTGAGGTAGATGTAAGAGGAGATATTTGCGAGATACGTGGTGGAGAATTCGTCTGTCCAGATGATGTTATAGACGTTGAGAATTCGGGGACGACCATTAGATTGATCGCCGGCGTCGCTTCACTTCTTCCTTGCATCACGATATTGACTGGTGATGAATCGATTCGGCGAAGGCCCATGCAGCCATTGATCGATGCACTTACGGAAATGGGCGTTTATTGCGTATCAACCAAAGGCGATGGTCGCGCGCCACTTGTCATCAGGGGACCCAACAGAGGAGGAATTGCGCACATTAGAGGCGACGTGAGTTCTCAATTTATCTCATCACTGCTCATTTCCTCACCAGTAAAGGAGGTTGACACGAAAATAATACTCACAACGCCACTGAAATCTCGCCCCTACGTTGAAATTACCATAGAGATGATGAAGAGATTTGGAGCTGAATGCAAAGAGTTGTCTGACGGATTTCATGTGCCTGGAAATCAAGAATATATTGCATGTGAATACGAAATTCCCGGCGATTATTCTTCCGCCGCATTTCCTCTCGTTGCAGGCGCTATAGCTGGAAGAGTAACAATCAGGGGTCTTGACCCTCAAGATCGCCAAGGAGACAAAGTGATTCTAGACATTCTGGAACAGTTCGGGGCATGTGTGGAGAGACGGGGGTCTGAAGTAACAGTCTCAGCAAACGACCTCCGTGGCACGAATATCGATTTATCGGACTCGCCAGATTTATTCCCAATAGTATCTGTTTTAGCAACAGTTTCTGAGGGTGAATCCAAGCTTTATAATGCAGAACACGTGAGGTTGAAGGAAAGCGATAGAATAAGCACGACAACATCATTCTTAAGATCTATGGGAGCTGATATTGAGGAAAGGAAAGATGGGTGTATTATCAGAGGCCCAAATAGATTGAAAGGAACTGTTATTGATTCTCAAGGCGACCATCGGATTCTCATGGCAGCAGCAGTTGCTGGTCTAGTCGCAGAGGGGGAGACAATTATCACCGATGGAAAGTGTTACGAGGTATCGTACCCTTCATTCTTGAACGACATGCGCGCTCTCGGTGCTCAAATGGAGTTGATTGAATGA
- the aroC gene encoding chorismate synthase has translation MNTIGTHFRLTLFGSSHGPCVGCVIDGCPAGLKIERDYIQKEIDLRKPIGEVGTARNEEDQVDVLSGILDSFTTGAPITLIMWNKDIDSSKYEIFRRIPRPGHADFSALMKYGRFHDLRGGGQFSGRMTAPIVAAGAIAKALLKRIGVEIAAYTQSIGKIVDEVEHSFEHIMNTRMTNHIRTANPALIGAMEKEILDAKAEGDSVGGIIKCMAIGVPVGTGEPFFDTVEGELAKMIFSIPAVKGIEFGSGFRSSSMRGSEHNDHFAIKDGKIITLSNNSGGILGGIAIGTPITFRVAFKPTSSIAKIQQSVDLVKLENTSLRIEGRHDPCIVPRAVVVVEAATAIVLADLCMRGGFVV, from the coding sequence ATGAATACAATAGGGACGCATTTTAGACTAACGCTCTTTGGCTCCAGTCATGGACCGTGTGTAGGATGTGTTATTGACGGGTGCCCAGCCGGCTTAAAAATCGAAAGAGATTATATCCAAAAAGAAATAGACTTGAGAAAACCAATTGGTGAGGTTGGAACTGCACGGAATGAGGAAGACCAAGTTGATGTTCTTTCAGGCATTCTTGATTCTTTCACAACAGGTGCACCAATTACTTTAATCATGTGGAACAAGGACATTGATAGTTCCAAATATGAAATATTCAGGAGAATCCCGCGACCAGGTCACGCGGATTTCTCCGCTCTCATGAAATACGGTAGGTTTCACGATTTAAGGGGCGGTGGACAGTTCTCTGGTAGGATGACCGCTCCTATAGTCGCGGCAGGGGCGATAGCAAAGGCCCTTCTCAAACGCATAGGTGTGGAAATCGCCGCGTACACTCAGTCTATAGGAAAAATCGTCGATGAGGTGGAACATTCTTTTGAACATATAATGAACACGAGGATGACAAATCACATAAGGACCGCTAATCCCGCGCTTATCGGAGCTATGGAAAAGGAGATCTTGGATGCGAAGGCCGAGGGAGACAGTGTAGGAGGAATAATCAAATGCATGGCAATCGGCGTCCCTGTTGGCACTGGTGAGCCTTTTTTTGATACTGTCGAAGGCGAGCTTGCAAAAATGATTTTTTCGATACCTGCTGTGAAGGGCATTGAATTTGGTTCTGGTTTCAGATCAAGTTCGATGAGAGGATCCGAACATAATGACCATTTCGCCATTAAGGACGGAAAGATAATCACACTTTCGAATAATTCTGGCGGTATCCTTGGTGGGATTGCGATTGGAACACCAATAACATTTAGAGTTGCATTTAAACCTACATCGTCGATAGCGAAAATCCAGCAAAGCGTGGATTTAGTCAAACTTGAAAACACCTCACTAAGAATTGAAGGGAGACATGATCCATGCATTGTTCCAAGAGCGGTGGTCGTGGTTGAGGCAGCAACGGCCATAGTTCTAGCAGACTTGTGCATGCGTGGTGGTTTCGTTGTGTGA
- a CDS encoding bifunctional chorismate mutase/prephenate dehydrogenase, with protein MCEEISSLRKRIEEIDQGIIRLIAERIEIGKEVGKAKIKGNLPMRDLDVESKVVGRYVNKLQEIGMSEISARNIASILISETLEAQYKLKKSKESMKLLIVGGAGKMGGLLCNYFAKKGHEVFVFDRSKSSRFPNVMNFKEAVRVMDFIIVATPISSVRGILEETISSTPKGVVFDISSIKNSFVDLLKNAAKDGHKVCSVHPMFGPFVPSFHERNIIVCDCGCKEAVDATVDLFEGSTARIIRMSIDDHDRMMAYVLGMTHALNIAFLRALARSGYDMKSLKEVASTTFSRQLSTSSDVASEDANLYYEIQHCNPYNGIAVRQLISAMEEIRKAGENEDSTGFIDIMQSNLKYLEGGE; from the coding sequence TTGTGTGAGGAAATATCATCTCTAAGGAAAAGAATTGAGGAGATTGATCAGGGCATTATTAGGCTCATAGCGGAAAGAATAGAGATCGGAAAAGAGGTAGGCAAAGCAAAGATCAAAGGCAATTTGCCGATGCGTGATCTTGATGTGGAGAGTAAAGTAGTGGGAAGATATGTGAATAAATTACAGGAAATTGGAATGAGTGAAATTTCTGCACGAAATATTGCTTCTATCTTGATCAGTGAGACTTTGGAAGCTCAGTACAAACTGAAGAAATCCAAAGAAAGTATGAAACTACTTATAGTTGGTGGTGCTGGGAAGATGGGTGGTCTCCTATGCAACTATTTTGCCAAGAAAGGACATGAAGTCTTCGTCTTCGATAGATCTAAGTCGTCGAGATTTCCAAACGTGATGAATTTCAAAGAAGCTGTTCGGGTAATGGATTTCATTATTGTGGCGACGCCAATTTCATCTGTTCGAGGCATTTTAGAGGAAACGATTTCTTCGACGCCAAAGGGTGTCGTATTTGACATTTCCTCAATAAAAAATTCCTTTGTCGATCTCCTCAAGAACGCCGCAAAGGATGGACACAAGGTCTGTAGCGTGCATCCGATGTTTGGACCTTTCGTACCATCATTTCACGAGAGGAATATCATTGTGTGCGATTGTGGATGCAAGGAAGCAGTCGATGCCACTGTTGATCTTTTTGAAGGATCGACTGCTAGAATCATCAGGATGTCAATAGATGATCACGACAGGATGATGGCTTATGTTCTCGGGATGACTCATGCCTTAAACATCGCATTTCTCAGAGCGCTTGCTCGAAGTGGATATGATATGAAGAGCCTAAAGGAAGTTGCATCTACAACCTTCAGCCGACAATTGAGTACATCTAGTGATGTTGCTAGCGAAGACGCGAACTTGTATTACGAAATACAGCACTGCAATCCTTACAACGGAATTGCAGTTAGGCAGCTTATTAGTGCAATGGAAGAGATAAGGAAAGCCGGCGAAAATGAAGATTCAACTGGCTTTATTGATATAATGCAGAGCAATCTGAAATACCTAGAGGGAGGTGAATAA
- the asd gene encoding aspartate-semialdehyde dehydrogenase, translated as MGKIEVAILGATGMIGQRFIQLLEKHPFFEIKGLYASERSEGKKLGDVLKLKDCTFRTETLEMVVEQIDTDRIANEVRVAFSGLPSDIAKEYEASLASKGVAVFSNAASHRMRKDVPLLIPEVNPDHLDLIQFQETYKNGGFIVTNPNCSTTGLAIPLKAINDAFGIDLVVVSTYQAVSGAGYPGVPSLDILSNVIPFIKNEEEKMESEILKLLGRLSSNGVEFANFEVLANCVRVPVIDGHLESVTLRLKENPTIDEFTEVLINFKSEAQRLNLPTVPIAPIIVQMGQDRPQPLMDVYAGEPSRAKGMAVTVGRIRRKNNYYKMFILSHNTIRGGAGGSVSNAELAYVRNLLER; from the coding sequence TTGGGCAAAATAGAAGTAGCCATACTCGGTGCCACAGGAATGATAGGACAGCGTTTTATTCAATTGCTTGAGAAACATCCTTTCTTTGAAATAAAAGGATTGTACGCATCTGAAAGATCCGAGGGTAAGAAACTGGGTGATGTGCTAAAATTGAAAGACTGCACGTTCAGAACCGAGACTCTTGAAATGGTTGTTGAGCAGATCGATACCGACAGAATTGCCAATGAAGTAAGAGTTGCATTCAGCGGTTTACCGAGCGATATCGCAAAAGAATATGAAGCGTCTTTGGCATCAAAGGGTGTGGCAGTTTTTTCAAATGCCGCATCTCACAGGATGAGGAAAGACGTGCCACTTCTGATTCCAGAGGTAAACCCCGATCATCTGGATCTGATTCAATTCCAAGAGACGTATAAGAATGGAGGCTTCATCGTAACTAATCCCAATTGCTCAACGACAGGGCTTGCAATCCCTCTCAAAGCGATAAATGACGCATTTGGGATCGATCTTGTTGTTGTCTCAACATATCAAGCAGTTTCTGGCGCAGGATATCCAGGTGTTCCTTCTCTAGATATTTTGAGTAATGTGATCCCATTTATCAAAAACGAGGAGGAAAAAATGGAGTCGGAGATATTGAAACTCCTGGGCAGGCTGTCTTCTAACGGCGTTGAATTTGCGAATTTTGAGGTGCTCGCGAACTGCGTTCGCGTACCTGTTATTGACGGACATCTTGAGTCCGTAACTCTGCGGCTCAAAGAAAATCCAACAATTGATGAATTTACAGAAGTACTTATCAATTTTAAAAGCGAAGCTCAGCGTCTGAACCTACCAACAGTTCCTATTGCACCTATTATCGTACAGATGGGACAAGACAGACCGCAACCTCTGATGGATGTATATGCCGGCGAACCATCCAGAGCAAAAGGAATGGCTGTGACGGTAGGAAGAATAAGAAGAAAGAATAATTACTACAAAATGTTCATTCTTTCGCATAATACAATAAGAGGTGGTGCTGGCGGATCTGTATCAAATGCGGAACTTGCATACGTTCGGAACCTGCTGGAGCGCTAA